The Lachnospiraceae bacterium KM106-2 nucleotide sequence GATATTGCTTGAACGCTGCTTCCGCCACGACTATCAAAATTAATTCGTTCATCTGAGTACTCTCCCGTTGAAAAATCATCGGAAGCCCCTGTCACATTATGACCATATATAAAAGATAATGTTTCAAACGTATCACTAGAACCACTCTCTGTCATCTTATTATGATCAAAGTCAAAATCAAACGAACTCCCTTTCAAAACAGAAGTTTCAAGACGATAGTTAGCCCCTAGAATATTCTTCTCCCTAGCTTGAATCTCATACTCATCCTTAAGGAAATAATCCGTTCCACTCTCATCAATGGATATTAAAGATTCCGTACTATCTTGTTGTCGATATTGCTTCCAAACCACAATCGCGGGTTCCACACAGTTAAAATCTAACTTGCTCTGTTTTACTGTAAGCCTTCCATTTCGAATGATCATTGCATGATATTTGTCCGCTGTATTAAAATCATTAACTCCTAAATAAAAATCAAGCTTACTATGATCAATGATCACATTAGTCTCACAGATCGATTCCCCAATATCGGTAGCTTTATACTGATATCCTCCCATGGTACTGATACCTGTATATCCACCCATAGCGTTAACCGTACTATTTGCAATCTCGACCTGATGATTCGTTGTTTTCTCACCACGAAAGGCCTGAATCAGATAATCTACACAAAATGCTTGGATCGTAACAGAATCAATCTTAAGACTTCCCTCGGTATAGATCCCTCCTTGGCAGTCCTGAAGATCGAGTCTGCCTCCACCTTTTATCGTTAGAGTATCCGTTTTATTGTATCGAATTGCATCAATGGCATAATATGCACAGGATCGTATATAGTTATAACTGCCCTCTTTTAACACAATCGTCGAATCACCAGGCAGCGTAATCCCATTGGGTTCATCTGTATCCTTTCCCGCCTGCATATAAAAACCGTTCAGTGTTAGTGTATGGGTTGCCTCCTTCCAGTCATATCCTTCACCACTAGTATCCCCTTTAAGACCATAAAAATTTAAACTATTCTTGATCTCAGCCGCCTGCACTTGCATACTCGTCCCAATAAATAAGTGTATGCCAAATACCAAACTAAGCGTGATCAGTATTTTGAAAAATCGCTTCATTCTCATCCCCCTGACTGCCTCTTGTATTTAACCATAATAAATTAAGTATACTAAAAAGTGATTTTTCGTTTCTATGCAATGTCCATAATACTTATATAAACGAAAAAATTCCAAGGAGCATCCGCTCCTTGGAATTTTTTCTAATCAATATATCTTTTATATAATATTGCATTTTCTAGATAGTAGTATCTGTTATCTATTACAGTAATATTTTTAATCTTATCTCGAAAGGCATTAATATCAACAAGAATTTCACTTATCCCACTTTTAATAATAAAATTCTCATACTCTAAACCACCAACAATGGCACAAATCTCATTGTACTTCGTGGTACCAGTCAACTTTTGATATAAGATACCATCCTCATATTGAAAGCTATCATTACCACTCTCAATACTGATCTGTTTTAAGCAGGAATTATATAACATAGTATTTCCATGCCAAACATTTTTTGTCTCTTTTGGTATGATCAATTCTTCATTTTTCTTTGCTTCTGGATACCAATAAAGATCTCTCTTATGTTTACTAAATAATACCCCATTGACACTTGTATAATAAAGGTTACTTTCACTCACCTTGATCTCTTTTAGCTTAGTAAAAAGCTTTGGCTGTGTATGCCAATATGGCTCATCTTTCACATCATCTTGTATCACTCCATCTTCTCCCGCAAAAATGCCATGATATGACTTTCCGATCGCAATTGACTGAACATAGGTATTCTGAGATATCTTGCCCTCTTTAACAGAATCAGGCATGTTATAAGTTGCACTTTTTCTCTTTGCCGGGAATAAGATGATCTTACTCATTTTTTTATTATAAAGCACTTGGTCTTTTACTTTAAAACTTGAATTTTTAGATGATACCGATACTGTTTGAAGATTCGGCAGATCTATTTTATCAATTTTCTTTAACTTCTTACCTATCGCAAGTTTCTTAACGTTTTTGCCTCTTAAAGTTCCCTTTAACGTGCTGACTGAATCTGGAATCTTCATTGTTTTTCCTTGATAGTTATAAGGGATCAATTCTATTGATCCTTTTTTCTTGTCATATAAAATGCCGTCCTTAGATGAATAATATTTATTCTTTGATGAAACAGTTACCGATTCTAGTTTATTCCTATATACACCAGCAATTTGATTCTCATCAGATACCCACTTTTTAAAGCTTTTCCCTAACGAGATTTTCTTTACCTTACTTTGATATAAGTATGCTTCTTGAAAGCTCTTTACTGTATTCGGTAAACTATATGTGGTCTTTTCCATCTGCGGTGGAAAGCACACTATTTTTGTCTTTTTCTTATTATAAAGAACACCCTTAACCTGGCTAAAGTATTTATTTTTACTAGATACCTTAACTTCCTTTAATTTCGGCAGTATCTCTGCGACTTTTACCGGGCAAGAAAATGTCTTTAACTTCGCCGGTAGAATTAGACTTACTAAATGATCGTTCTTAAAGCAAGAATCCTTATTAATCGCTGTTACGGTACTAGGCATCTCATATTTCTTGTCTTTTTTTGCTAATGGATAAATCAATAATGTCTTCTTCTTTTTATCATACAGAACGCCTTTATGCGTTGAATAATATTTATTAGAAGAGGAAATACTGATCTCTTTTAAATTCTTTAGATGATCGACCCACTGCATATATTCAATTTTCTCTAAATTTTTAGAAAGAACTATACTTTGAATTCGTTTATTATCCGCAAGTGTAAAAAAAGAAATTTTCTTTACCGTATTAGGCAGCACCAATTTACTCCCCTCACCTTGGCTAGGACAGAAATATAACTCTGTCATATTCTTATTATAAATACAATTATCTTTTACTGAATAAGAAGGATTACCTGCTTCCACTTCTACCGATTCTAATGCATAGTCTTTTGAGAAGTTAGGTAGTTTAAGTTCCTTACATTCTTTTGGTATGATAAGTTTCTTTACGTTAACACATGGAGTAAACTCAAATTGACTCATTGTACTTGGAATCTTAAGGGTATGTACTGATTTCGTAAGCAAGATAATCTCTGTCATCTGCTTATTATATAGGATTCCATCTTTCACTGTAAAATATGGATTTGCTGGATCCAGTTTAATTTCTTTTGCTTCACGATACCCATACTTTGAAATTTGTCTCATACTTGCAGGTATTACTAAAGTGAAATCATCGGGTAACCGTAAGTTCTCTTGGTATAATACATTATCTTCAAGAACTCCTTCTTCAAAGGTAACCGTTTTATTCTCATAATCAATGATCATCTTTTTCTGATTTTGATCCTCAAATGAGACTACATCTTTGGCACTTACAGTTTTGCCATAACCAAGTGACAGAATCAATAGTAGTACAAAACAACTCACTACTAGCAACTTAGTTTTTTTCATAATCACCCTCCTCTAAATTTAACTTATGTTAATTTTCTCATATCCCAAATTAAATTACAACAATAAAAAAGGAACTGAACGCTTGATTCAGTTCCTTTTTCTTTCAACTATTTAAATAAGCCTTTTTTCTTTGATTTCTTGGAATCCTTAGAATCTTGTGGATCTGGATTCTTGCCAGTCATCAGATCATCAAAATGTTGTAATGCTTCTTTTTGTTCTGAAGATAACTTCGTAGGAACATTTACAACTAATGTCACATAATGATCGCCACGTACAGAGCTGTTACGAAGTGTAGGGACACCTTTACCACGAAGGCGTACTCTCGTATCTGTCTGAGTACCTGGTTTTACAGTATAGATTACTTCGCCATCAATTGTCTTAACGTGAATATCTCCACCTAAGGCTGCTTGTGCAAATGTAATGGATACTGTTGAATGAATATCATAATCCGTACGAACAAAGATTGGGTGACGGCTTACAATTACCTGCACTAATAAGTCTCCTCTTGGTCCACCATTCGTTCCTGGTTCACCTTTTCCAGAAATACGAATGCTTTGACCATCATCAATACCAGCCGGAATGGAAACTTCAATCTTCTTACGTTTTGTGATATATCCAGCGCCATGACAGTCCGTACATTTTTCACGTACGATCTTACCAGTACCATTACAGTCTGGACAAGCTTGTACGCTTCTTGTCATGCCAAATAAAGATTGTTGTGTAAATACAACTTGACCTTTACCACCACATTTTGAACATGTCTCAGCCGTTGTACCAGGTTTTGCACCTGTACCATGACAGTGTTCACATTCTTCTTTCAAATTAAGATCAAGTTCTTTTTTCACGCCAAAACAAGCTTCTTCAAATGTAATTCTTACGCTTGTTCTAACATCAGCACCTCTCATAGGACCATTGCTGCTACGTCTGCTTCTTCCACCACCGAAGATGTCTCCGAAGATATCGCCAAAGATATCTCCCATATCCATACCAGAGAAGTCAAATCCGCCAGCTCCTGCACCACCTGCACCACCGTCAAACGCTGCATGACCAAATTGATCATATTGTCTACGTTTGTCTGCATCGCTAAGTACTGCATAAGCTTCACCAGCTTCTTTGAATTTCTTCTCTGCTTCTTTATCACCAGGATTTGCATCTGGATGATACTTTTTGGCTAACGCTCGGTAAGCTTTCTTAATTTCGGCATCGGATGCGGTCTTAGATACTCCAAGGACCTCATAATAATCACGTTTGTCTGCCATTATAGTTACCCTCCATTTATTAAAAACGAATTTTCTTTCTATCTATGAGCAAATAGAATTACTTATCAATGAACAAATAGGCCGTCTAGATATAGACAGCCTATCGTTTAAGCTCAATATATATCAAGCCTTATAATACAGAATTATGCTAAATTCGTCAAGTTGTTTCTATTACTACAAGAAATTTTAAACTTCTCTGTAATCTCCATCAACAACATCATCGTTAGCTGCACCTGAAGCACCTTGATCAGCTCCCATATCTGGGCCTGCGCCCTCGGCACCAGCGGCACCTTGTGCTTGCTCATAAACTTTTGCAAATACTTGTTGAGCACTTTGCATTAATTTTTCTTTAGCAGCTTTGATGTCAGCAACTTCGCCTTCAGACATAGCTTCTGGGTTAGATTTTTCTACTAATTCTTTTAAGTGATCGATATCAGCTTGAACTGTTGCTTTTTCATCAGCACTTACTTTATCGCCAACTTCTTCTAATGCTTTTTCAGTCTGGAATACCATTGCATCTGCATCATTACGAGCATCGATAGCTTCTTTACGAGCTTTATCTTGTGCTTCGAATTCAGCAGCTTCTTTAACTGCTTTATCGATATCAGAATCTGACATGTTAGATCCAGCTGTAATTGTGATGTGTTGTTCTTTACCAGTTCCTAAATCTTTAGCAGATACATTTACGATACCATTTGCATCGATATCAAATGTAACTTCGATTTGAGGTACACCTCTTCTTGCTGGTGGGATACCATCAAGTCTGAATTGTCCAAGTGATTTGTTGTCTTTGGCAAATTGTCTTTCACCTTGAACTACATGGATATCAACTGCTGTTTGGTTATCA carries:
- a CDS encoding chaperone protein DnaJ, translating into MADKRDYYEVLGVSKTASDAEIKKAYRALAKKYHPDANPGDKEAEKKFKEAGEAYAVLSDADKRRQYDQFGHAAFDGGAGGAGAGGFDFSGMDMGDIFGDIFGDIFGGGRSRRSSNGPMRGADVRTSVRITFEEACFGVKKELDLNLKEECEHCHGTGAKPGTTAETCSKCGGKGQVVFTQQSLFGMTRSVQACPDCNGTGKIVREKCTDCHGAGYITKRKKIEVSIPAGIDDGQSIRISGKGEPGTNGGPRGDLLVQVIVSRHPIFVRTDYDIHSTVSITFAQAALGGDIHVKTIDGEVIYTVKPGTQTDTRVRLRGKGVPTLRNSSVRGDHYVTLVVNVPTKLSSEQKEALQHFDDLMTGKNPDPQDSKDSKKSKKKGLFK
- a CDS encoding fibronectin/fibrinogen-binding protein, yielding MKKTKLLVVSCFVLLLILSLGYGKTVSAKDVVSFEDQNQKKMIIDYENKTVTFEEGVLEDNVLYQENLRLPDDFTLVIPASMRQISKYGYREAKEIKLDPANPYFTVKDGILYNKQMTEIILLTKSVHTLKIPSTMSQFEFTPCVNVKKLIIPKECKELKLPNFSKDYALESVEVEAGNPSYSVKDNCIYNKNMTELYFCPSQGEGSKLVLPNTVKKISFFTLADNKRIQSIVLSKNLEKIEYMQWVDHLKNLKEISISSSNKYYSTHKGVLYDKKKKTLLIYPLAKKDKKYEMPSTVTAINKDSCFKNDHLVSLILPAKLKTFSCPVKVAEILPKLKEVKVSSKNKYFSQVKGVLYNKKKTKIVCFPPQMEKTTYSLPNTVKSFQEAYLYQSKVKKISLGKSFKKWVSDENQIAGVYRNKLESVTVSSKNKYYSSKDGILYDKKKGSIELIPYNYQGKTMKIPDSVSTLKGTLRGKNVKKLAIGKKLKKIDKIDLPNLQTVSVSSKNSSFKVKDQVLYNKKMSKIILFPAKRKSATYNMPDSVKEGKISQNTYVQSIAIGKSYHGIFAGEDGVIQDDVKDEPYWHTQPKLFTKLKEIKVSESNLYYTSVNGVLFSKHKRDLYWYPEAKKNEELIIPKETKNVWHGNTMLYNSCLKQISIESGNDSFQYEDGILYQKLTGTTKYNEICAIVGGLEYENFIIKSGISEILVDINAFRDKIKNITVIDNRYYYLENAILYKRYID
- a CDS encoding transglutaminase-like predicted protease domain fused ChW-repeats and cell-adhesion domain, whose translation is MQVQAAEIKNSLNFYGLKGDTSGEGYDWKEATHTLTLNGFYMQAGKDTDEPNGITLPGDSTIVLKEGSYNYIRSCAYYAIDAIRYNKTDTLTIKGGGRLDLQDCQGGIYTEGSLKIDSVTIQAFCVDYLIQAFRGEKTTNHQVEIANSTVNAMGGYTGISTMGGYQYKATDIGESICETNVIIDHSKLDFYLGVNDFNTADKYHAMIIRNGRLTVKQSKLDFNCVEPAIVVWKQYRQQDSTESLISIDESGTDYFLKDEYEIQAREKNILGANYRLETSVLKGSSFDFDFDHNKMTESGSSDTFETLSFIYGHNVTGASDDFSTGEYSDERINFDSRGGSSVQAISYRQLYHQNSLPVTTKAGAVFAGWSMDGTQNTKVELEAIIKRQQPMTLYALWNTKVQDGVCQETTSPATSPVPTNTPVPVEKKVWTKIGGFKQSGYSFNKIKLSFQKKTGASSYILFYYDRSAKKYCKVTTIKAKNQSVTIKKIRTAKGKTQAITSNKQYKFKLIGIKKVNGKEQQSAPAYVTAYTCPKSVKLSVKQSKNKKQLMISWRKTSANGYRINIKQNGKTGQKTIMVSSKMKSYRYKVNKKKKYFITIKPYKKVGKKIIYGNGSTVKN